CTGTAAATCGAATCATCATGTTTCGATTTAGCCCCGTATTTGGCAATTTACCCACGACTCGAACTTCCAGTGATTCATGATTCATCAAGTTGACGACTTTCATCACAGCACCTACGGGAAGCGTTCGATGCAGCGCCAGGAACTTACGGGTCTCAATGATGTTCTCTATGGTCCCGGCAATCCCCTCTTCATGAACAAGGGTATCCTGATCCGTTGTTTCTATCCAAAACCGTGAACCATAGGAAGTAAATCGAGTTCTTGGCCTGGAATGATTCAGGCTATCATGTTCAATCACCTTTTTGACCAATAACTTATCACCTATTCTTAGTGTACTTGTCTCTAATCCATTCCAGGAAATTAGGCTGTCTGGAATCGTCTCAAACCTTCTGGCCAATTGCGACAAGGTTTCGCCAGACTGGACATAATGCGTATAATAATCAATTGAATCTTTATCTATTACTTCTGCAGACGGAAGTGCTTCGACGACATCTTCTGGGAGGGTCTCCGTGGTATCCTTCTTCGTCGGCAATTCTGTAATGACATCTACCACCTTCGCTTCATCATCCATTGGATCATTTGCCTCTTCCTTTGCTTCGGGCTTATCTGCTACAGAAGGAGGACTTACGTAAAGCGTATCGCCGATACTTAAATTGTTATCACTGAGACCATTCCAACTTCTCAAATCCGATGCCTCAATTTCATATCTTCTTGACAAAGAATAAACGGTTTCTCCTGACATGACCGTATGAAACTTACGTCGTGCATCAAGTGGTTCTTCTACTTCATTCACAATAAATTGCGTCGCTTCACCAGCAGGTTTTGCAACAGGGATTTTAAGCACTTGTCCAAGGTCAATTCCACCATTCCTGAGTTCATTATTGGCTTTGATGCTATCAATTTCTGTAGCATATCGCCTGGAAAGGGAATAAAGCGTCTCTTTCGCCTCTACTTCATGGATCACAAAATATCTTCCATCTCGTTCTTCCAATCGAAGTGAGTCTGTAGCTATCCAATTGCCACGGGCACCTAAGAGCCAGCAACAACACAACGCCGTGATCATGTATCTATAGCTGATAGACATGTAATTCATTCCTGTTTTCAACAAATATGAGCAGGTTTTGATAAGTAAAGAAGCTCTGAAAAACCACACCCTCCATATTTTCATCTAGTTGATGATCCATCAATACCTGCCCCCCTTTATCCATTACGTAAACGAAGCGACTTAGCTGCTTATTTTTCTTTAAATAGTACGTTACGAAAATATACCCTTCCTGCTCTAAATACTCCACCGATTCTGCAATTTCTATTCCTCTCCTGTTCATGAAGCGCTGCACCTGTTCAAAGGCTTCAGTCCCATGATGGAAGACTACCGGAAATATACTCTCAGAGGGTGCCTGCATCAGTTTTTCGGGCATCGGTTCTTCAAACAGTTCGCCACTCAATCGATCTACAGACCACCAAACGTGCTGTGAAGGATCACTTTCATCTTCAAACTTCTTGACCCAAAGCTTTCCCTGATCTACCCCCTGAAGTCCAGTCCACCAATCCAGGGCTTCATTTTCATAAATCACCTGATCAAAGGAATTCAGTTCTAAAACACGATACTGCACCTGCAGGTCTTCTTCGGACCGAAGTTCTATCCCTAATGCTGCCAATTCATTTCCTTCCAGGATCTTCCATACTAATCCTTCAAATTTTTCTTTAAAAACCAGTGTCACGACGCGTGAGGGTTTAAGGACGAGAACAAACGAGTTCTACAGTTTAATTCACATGATTTTTGATAATTTTTTGTAATAAAATCACCCAAACAGGAAACTAAAGAAGTATGGGGGGAATTGACTAATTGCATTAATTTGCAAGATACCTCACAGAACAGAACTAAAACTACATTGGGTTAACTGCATTAGAGATGAAAAATATATTGACGATACTTCTGAGCTGTTTTTTAGGGATTTCAGTCTTAGCTCAAGATAATGAACAAAAACTGGTCTATCATTTACAGGTACTGGATGACATAGACCCCAGAACCAATCGATACACTGAGCTGGGTTTGGAAGCGGCCATAGATGCCGGTGCTGACATTGTGATCATTGAATTGGACACTTATGGCGGCGCACTGAATGATGCCGATGAGATCCGTACCCGTATTTTGGATTTTGAAAAGCCCATCTATGCATGGATCAATCGAGATGCTGCCTCCGCCGGAGCTTTGATCTCAATCGCTTGCGACAGTATTTATATGGCAGCTGGTTCGAGTATCGGAGCGGCCACCGTGGTAGGTGGTGATGGCGCAGCAGCTCCGGACAAATATCAATCCTACATGCGATCCATCATGCGGTCTACAGCCGAAGCCACCGGACGAAATCCCGCCCTGGCTGAAGCCATGGTAGACGAAGACATAGATCTGGATAGTATCGCCACTGAAGGCAAAGTGCTGACCTTAGCTGTGTCTGAAGCAATTAAATACGATTTCTGCGAAGCAGAACTCAATAGTCTCGAAGAAGTCATCGAACGCGTAGGGATAGAAGATTATCGTGTGGAGACCTACAGTTTAGGTTCTTCTGAAAAAGTAATTGCCCTTTTCCTCAACCCATTCGTCAGTGGTATTCTCATTTTGATCATCATCGGCGGCATCTATTTCGAGTTGCAAACACCCGGTGTTGGTTTCCCTATTCTCGCTTCCGCTGTGGCAGCCGTGCTTTACTTCACGCCATACTACCTGAACGGACTGGCGGAAAACTGGGAGATAGCTATATTCTTCCTGGGAGTGGTACTCATTGCCGTAGAAATATTTGTCCTGCCCGGATTTGGTGTCGCAGGTGTCTCTGGATTGATCCTTACACTTGGTTCATTGACCCTGGTCATGCTGGATAACGACCTCCTGGACTTTACCCTGGTAGGCAGTGGCGATATTTTCATTGCAGCCGCAACCACGATGGTCGGATTCATGCTCTCGATCATGCTATTGTTCGTCGGGGGTGTGAGGCTCGCCAACAGTCCACTCTTTAGAAAAATTGCTTTGACTGATACTCAGGACACAAGTCAGGGTTTCACTTCTCGGTTCATCGAAGAAACCATGAAAGGTAAAGAAGGTGTCGCTCACACCATCTTAAGGCCCAGTGGTAAGATCATGATTGAAGATACTGTGTATGACGCTACGACAAGAGGTGAATACATCGCACAAGGTGAGCCAGTAAAAGTAATCTCGGATGAAGGGACCTCACTCAAAGTGAAAAAACTGGAAGGATGATCATAGGCATCATCCCAGCCCGGTATGCTTCGACAAGATTTCCGGGCAAGCCTCTGGCGGATATCGCTGGCAAGTCCATGATCCAGCGCGTCTATGAAAAGGCAATACAATGTGATCTATTGGATCAAGTGATCATAGCTACGGATCATGAAGCCATTCAGGAAGCTGCTCTTCAGTTTACTGAAAATGTCGTGATGACTTCTACCGAGCATAAGAATGGAACGGAACGATGTGCAGAGGTGGCAGCAAACACTACAGGGGATTATTTCCTGAATATCCAGGGAGATGAGCCATTTATCGACCCTCTACAAATTAAATTGGTTTGTGAATCTTTATTAGCCGGGGCAAAAATTGCTAGCCTCAAAATCAAAATTGAGGATTGGCAAGACATCCAGGATCCAAACCTGGTCAAAGTTGTAACCGATCACAACGGAAAAGCCCTTTATTTCAGCAGAAGCCCTATCCCCTATTGCAAAACGCGATCCAAGGAACAATGGCCAGTGGAGCAAACTTATTACAAGCATGTAGGACTCTATGGGTTTCAAAAAGCGACATTGGAGGCTGTAGTGAAACTGCCACAAGCAGGGTTGGAAGTAGCTGAATCCTTAGAACAACTCCGATGGTTGGCTCATGGGTATTCCATTCAGGTACAGGAAACAACGATCGATAGCACCGGCATTGATGTCCCTGCAGATATTGACCGGGCATTACGTATCTTTCAGCCGTGAATCAAATCCAAAAAGTAATCATCTGGGTGATGA
This DNA window, taken from Cytophagales bacterium, encodes the following:
- the kdsB gene encoding 3-deoxy-manno-octulosonate cytidylyltransferase; its protein translation is MIIGIIPARYASTRFPGKPLADIAGKSMIQRVYEKAIQCDLLDQVIIATDHEAIQEAALQFTENVVMTSTEHKNGTERCAEVAANTTGDYFLNIQGDEPFIDPLQIKLVCESLLAGAKIASLKIKIEDWQDIQDPNLVKVVTDHNGKALYFSRSPIPYCKTRSKEQWPVEQTYYKHVGLYGFQKATLEAVVKLPQAGLEVAESLEQLRWLAHGYSIQVQETTIDSTGIDVPADIDRALRIFQP
- a CDS encoding NfeD family protein translates to MKNILTILLSCFLGISVLAQDNEQKLVYHLQVLDDIDPRTNRYTELGLEAAIDAGADIVIIELDTYGGALNDADEIRTRILDFEKPIYAWINRDAASAGALISIACDSIYMAAGSSIGAATVVGGDGAAAPDKYQSYMRSIMRSTAEATGRNPALAEAMVDEDIDLDSIATEGKVLTLAVSEAIKYDFCEAELNSLEEVIERVGIEDYRVETYSLGSSEKVIALFLNPFVSGILILIIIGGIYFELQTPGVGFPILASAVAAVLYFTPYYLNGLAENWEIAIFFLGVVLIAVEIFVLPGFGVAGVSGLILTLGSLTLVMLDNDLLDFTLVGSGDIFIAAATTMVGFMLSIMLLFVGGVRLANSPLFRKIALTDTQDTSQGFTSRFIEETMKGKEGVAHTILRPSGKIMIEDTVYDATTRGEYIAQGEPVKVISDEGTSLKVKKLEG
- a CDS encoding LysM peptidoglycan-binding domain-containing protein — its product is MSISYRYMITALCCCWLLGARGNWIATDSLRLEERDGRYFVIHEVEAKETLYSLSRRYATEIDSIKANNELRNGGIDLGQVLKIPVAKPAGEATQFIVNEVEEPLDARRKFHTVMSGETVYSLSRRYEIEASDLRSWNGLSDNNLSIGDTLYVSPPSVADKPEAKEEANDPMDDEAKVVDVITELPTKKDTTETLPEDVVEALPSAEVIDKDSIDYYTHYVQSGETLSQLARRFETIPDSLISWNGLETSTLRIGDKLLVKKVIEHDSLNHSRPRTRFTSYGSRFWIETTDQDTLVHEEGIAGTIENIIETRKFLALHRTLPVGAVMKVVNLMNHESLEVRVVGKLPNTGLNRNMMIRFTDATFKQLGIIDKKSRVEIIYSEIKG